One window of the Amycolatopsis mediterranei genome contains the following:
- a CDS encoding MFS transporter produces the protein MAVTRTGPLLAVLGAGLFLVAVDATVLHVALPDLVRQLRPGAAAQVWIVASYPLAAAPLLLPFGTLGDRFGRRRVLVTGYAVFGVASLGCALAPGVPALLAARAALGVGGALIMPVTMALLRELFPDRRRRRTAIAVCSGIAGTGSVFGPVLGGLLVQTWGWRATFLVNPPVILAAVATTLRWLPRSPPGREPWDALSAVLAAGGVLGIAAAVGPSGGGFAAGAAGCVLLALFVRRQRRAETPLLDLALFRRPGVPSAAAGVLLVMSTLVGLGLLLAQYLQVVLGLSPTAAAARLLLVLGASAAGSVVAPALLERFGHTHVRTAGFALAAASLGIPAAGGLASPWWLGGALAGSGFGMALALTSSTDTLLSAAPADRAGGAAAVEKTGYELGAGLGTTAFGSLAATVYAAHLVVPPGVPEAAARLASAGPAQAEAAAHGFAAATELLTAARSACTASVQVAAAVVCGLFAVVALFSILRRAAV, from the coding sequence GTGGCCGTGACCCGCACCGGGCCGCTGCTGGCCGTGCTCGGCGCCGGCCTCTTCCTGGTCGCGGTGGACGCGACCGTGCTGCACGTCGCCCTGCCCGACCTCGTCCGGCAGCTGCGGCCCGGTGCGGCCGCGCAGGTGTGGATCGTGGCGAGCTACCCGCTCGCCGCGGCGCCGCTGCTCCTGCCCTTCGGCACGCTCGGCGACCGCTTCGGACGGCGACGCGTGCTCGTCACCGGGTACGCGGTGTTCGGGGTGGCCTCGCTCGGCTGCGCGCTCGCCCCCGGCGTCCCCGCGCTGCTCGCCGCCCGCGCGGCGCTGGGCGTGGGTGGCGCGCTGATCATGCCGGTGACGATGGCTCTGCTGCGGGAGCTGTTCCCGGACCGGCGACGGCGACGGACGGCCATCGCGGTGTGCAGCGGCATCGCCGGGACCGGCTCGGTGTTCGGGCCGGTCCTCGGCGGGCTGCTCGTCCAGACTTGGGGCTGGCGGGCGACGTTCCTGGTCAACCCGCCGGTCATCCTCGCCGCGGTCGCGACGACGCTGCGGTGGCTGCCGAGGAGCCCGCCCGGACGTGAGCCGTGGGACGCGCTCAGCGCCGTGCTCGCGGCCGGCGGGGTGCTCGGGATCGCGGCCGCCGTCGGGCCGTCCGGTGGCGGCTTCGCGGCGGGGGCCGCCGGGTGCGTCCTGCTCGCGCTCTTCGTGCGCCGCCAGCGGCGGGCCGAAACACCCCTGCTGGACCTGGCCCTGTTCCGGCGGCCGGGGGTGCCGTCCGCGGCCGCCGGGGTCCTGCTGGTGATGAGCACCCTCGTCGGGCTCGGCCTGCTGCTCGCCCAGTACCTCCAGGTGGTGCTCGGCCTTTCGCCGACCGCCGCGGCCGCCCGGCTGCTGCTCGTGCTCGGCGCGTCCGCGGCCGGCAGCGTGGTGGCTCCGGCGCTGCTGGAGCGGTTCGGCCACACCCACGTCCGCACGGCGGGGTTCGCACTGGCGGCGGCGTCACTCGGCATCCCGGCGGCGGGCGGCCTGGCGTCGCCGTGGTGGCTGGGCGGCGCACTGGCCGGTTCGGGCTTCGGCATGGCGCTCGCGCTGACGTCGAGCACGGACACGCTGCTGTCGGCCGCCCCAGCCGACCGAGCGGGCGGCGCGGCCGCGGTCGAGAAGACGGGCTACGAGCTGGGGGCCGGCCTGGGCACGACGGCGTTCGGCTCGCTGGCGGCGACCGTCTACGCGGCCCACCTGGTGGTACCGCCCGGCGTGCCCGAGGCGGCGGCACGGCTGGCATCGGCCGGACCGGCACAGGCCGAAGCCGCGGCCCACGGCTTCGCGGCGGCCACCGAGCTGCTCACGGCCGCCCGGTCGGCTTGCACGGCGAGCGTCCAGGTGGCGGCGGCCGTCGTTTGCGGGCTTTTCGCCGTCGTGGCTTTGTTTTCGATACTACGAAGAGCCGCCGTATAG
- a CDS encoding MarR family winged helix-turn-helix transcriptional regulator, which produces MEDSPVALRVNLALRELLALAHDVQIALARRLGLGATDVQALQHLAAGTPMGTVDLAHALKIRSASATVLVDRLEAAGHVRRDPHPRDGRRVTLVVSEAARVEVRAALAPLVDAITRLTDGLAPGQAEVVARFLGDTTEILRAYAAEPPDAG; this is translated from the coding sequence GTGGAAGACAGTCCGGTCGCGCTCCGGGTGAACCTCGCTCTGCGGGAGCTCCTCGCCCTCGCTCACGACGTCCAGATCGCGCTGGCCCGGCGCCTCGGCCTCGGCGCGACCGACGTGCAGGCGCTGCAGCACCTAGCGGCCGGCACGCCGATGGGCACGGTCGACCTCGCGCACGCGCTCAAGATCCGGTCCGCCTCGGCCACGGTGCTCGTCGACCGCCTGGAGGCCGCCGGGCACGTCCGCCGCGACCCGCACCCGCGCGACGGGCGGCGGGTGACGCTGGTCGTCAGCGAGGCGGCCCGCGTCGAGGTCCGGGCCGCGCTCGCTCCGCTCGTCGACGCCATCACCCGGTTGACCGACGGCTTGGCACCGGGGCAGGCGGAGGTGGTGGCGCGGTTCCTCGGCGACACCACGGAGATCCTCCGTGCGTACGCTGCGGAGCCGCCGGACGCGGGTTAG
- a CDS encoding nitroreductase family deazaflavin-dependent oxidoreductase, whose amino-acid sequence MDVRAMNAEMTAKLIDAPAEPPPEGGYALRVVETRGRRTGEPRRVPLAVVARDGGQYLVSPVRDRDWVENLLATPECALLSDGRREECRADPAGGGEAAGVVAAYLAAMSVPWAIRAFPVPQDATPAQILEHLPGMAVFRLSTVDTR is encoded by the coding sequence GTGGACGTCCGAGCGATGAACGCCGAAATGACCGCGAAGCTGATCGATGCCCCCGCCGAGCCGCCACCGGAGGGCGGGTACGCCCTGCGCGTCGTGGAGACGCGCGGACGCCGCACCGGCGAGCCGCGTCGGGTGCCGCTGGCCGTGGTCGCGCGCGACGGCGGCCAGTACCTCGTCTCCCCGGTCCGCGACCGCGACTGGGTGGAAAACCTCCTGGCCACGCCGGAGTGCGCGCTGCTCTCCGATGGCCGTCGCGAGGAGTGCCGGGCCGACCCGGCCGGCGGCGGAGAGGCGGCCGGGGTGGTCGCCGCCTACCTGGCCGCGATGTCGGTGCCGTGGGCGATCCGGGCGTTCCCGGTCCCCCAGGACGCCACCCCCGCGCAGATCCTCGAGCACCTGCCGGGCATGGCGGTGTTCCGCCTGTCCACAGTGGACACGCGGTGA
- a CDS encoding FAD-dependent oxidoreductase produces MSVAIAGGGPGGLLLGYLLARARIEVTVLESRSDFDRDFRGDSLHPYTLELLDRLGLAEDLLELDHFKARSFRFHTPAGVYRAADYDRLRSPYGYVALMPQVRFLDFLAERASALPSFTLRTNAKVTGLLEAGDGTVTGVRHRGGELAASVVVGADGRFSTVRRPAGPAARSLGATTDLLWFRLPRSPGDPPDADLDLYFGRDAYVGVLGGVRDWQVGYSIEKGAYPALRERGVEPIRAFVRERVPWLADRAHLLADFSQTTLLSVDISRVDRWHRPGLLLLGDAAHVISPVGGNGILMAIQDAVAAANRLVPAFRRGGVTAADLAGVQADRIRAIERVQADQVRVERRAAAARARGRGTAPPKLLKYLFAVPAVRTWGARGNAYGPFPPQLDESLLSS; encoded by the coding sequence GTGAGCGTCGCGATCGCGGGCGGCGGCCCGGGCGGGCTGCTGCTCGGCTACCTGCTCGCCCGCGCTCGCATCGAGGTCACCGTGCTCGAGTCGCGGTCCGATTTCGACCGCGACTTCCGCGGCGACTCGCTGCACCCGTACACCCTCGAACTGCTCGACCGGCTGGGCCTGGCCGAGGACCTGCTCGAACTCGACCACTTCAAGGCCCGCTCGTTCCGCTTCCACACCCCGGCCGGCGTCTACCGCGCCGCCGACTACGACCGCCTCCGCAGCCCGTACGGCTACGTCGCCCTGATGCCGCAGGTGCGGTTCCTCGATTTCCTCGCCGAGCGGGCAAGCGCCCTGCCGTCGTTCACGCTGCGGACCAACGCCAAGGTCACCGGCCTGCTCGAAGCGGGCGACGGCACGGTGACCGGCGTGCGCCACCGCGGCGGCGAACTCGCCGCGTCCGTCGTCGTCGGCGCCGACGGCCGGTTCTCCACCGTGCGTCGGCCGGCCGGGCCGGCAGCCCGGTCGCTCGGCGCGACCACCGACCTGCTGTGGTTCCGGCTGCCCCGCTCCCCCGGCGACCCGCCGGACGCCGACCTCGACCTCTACTTCGGGCGCGACGCCTACGTCGGCGTCCTCGGCGGCGTCCGCGACTGGCAGGTCGGCTACAGCATCGAGAAGGGCGCGTATCCGGCGTTGCGCGAGCGCGGGGTGGAACCGATCCGCGCGTTCGTGCGCGAGCGCGTGCCGTGGCTGGCCGACCGGGCCCACCTGCTCGCGGACTTCTCGCAGACCACCCTCCTGTCGGTCGACATCTCGCGCGTGGACCGGTGGCACCGGCCGGGTCTGCTGCTGCTCGGCGACGCGGCGCACGTCATCTCCCCGGTCGGCGGCAACGGCATCCTGATGGCGATCCAGGACGCCGTCGCCGCGGCGAACCGGCTGGTCCCCGCCTTCCGCCGCGGCGGGGTCACCGCCGCGGACCTGGCGGGGGTGCAGGCCGACCGGATCCGCGCGATCGAGCGGGTGCAGGCCGACCAGGTGCGGGTCGAACGGCGGGCGGCCGCCGCCCGGGCCCGCGGCCGTGGCACCGCACCCCCGAAGCTGCTGAAGTACCTGTTCGCCGTGCCGGCGGTGCGCACCTGGGGCGCCCGCGGCAACGCCTACGGGCCGTTCCCGCCTCAGCTCGACGAATCCCTCTTGTCGTCGTAG